The region GCAAGAACACAAGGCGTCTTAACGGACGACATGTTCAGCTGGCCAATGTTTGCTTCAGGAATGGTGGCCTATGCGGCGGCAAGAACCGAAGATAGCACCCTGGCTGAAACAGCATGGTCCCTATTACTAGATGAACAGCAGAGTCATATGAACTTACCACTAACGACAGAAGATATTGAGACTTATCGTACATTTACGGAGATACCCTGGATTTCGACGAATGCCATCTCTCAATGGTGCTTGAACATGATCGTTGCTTTAGAGCTCATTGGAGACAAGATACCTGAAGGTTTGTTAACGGAGTGGAAGACCAGTACCAAATAATCATTTCAATTTAGGGGGGCGTCATATGAAGTCAATATTAAAAACAAGGTTTGGTGTGTTCACACTGAGTGTCTTATTTCTTGTGTCAACTGTCATGTCAGCGTGTAGTCCAACTGAGGAAACGAATCAATCTACTACAGAAAGCGACACAGATCGGTTGGAAATCAATATTATGACCACCGCTTACTCACCTGAGCCACCATCAGACGATAGTCCAGCGTTAAAAGGCATAGAAGATTATACGGATACGGATATTACAATGCACTGGGTTCTTGACAACGCCTATGAAGATAAACTTAACATTACCATGGCTTCGGGAGAGTTGCCAGAGATCATGATGATTCCTAATAAGATGCCCAGTTTCATCAATGCGGTCAGAAACGGCGCTTTTTGGGAGTTAGGTCCATATTTAGACGACTATCCTAATCTGAAGGAGTCCAATGAAATTGTGCTCAATAATATGTCCATCGATGGCAAGGTATATGGCGTGTATCGAGCGCGCCCACTGGGCCGATTAGGCGTGACCATAAGAAAAGACTGGTTAGAGCATTTAGATCTCGATATCCCGAAGACGATTGATGAGTTTTATCATGTTTTGAAAGCGTTTAAAGAACAAGACCCAAATGGTTCTGGACAAGACGATACCTACGGAATGGTCGTCTCCAAATATAATGGCCCCTGGGACATTATGCAGACTTGGTTCGGTGCACCAAACAAGTGGGGTGAAGATCCCAACGGCCAACTCATCCCCGATTTTACGACTGATGAATATATGGAAGCGTTGAGGTTCTTTAAAAAACTGTATGATGAGGGTTTGGTTAATGAAGACTTTGCTGTGATGGACCCCCTTGAATGGGGCGATCCGATCGTGAACGGAGAGGCTGGCGTGATTGTCGATGTTTTAGACCGTGGGCATCGAGCACAAGAAGATATTCAAGAAATCAATCCAGATATAGAAGACCCTATAGATGTCTTTGGCGCTGTAGAGGGACCCAAAGGACTACGTCACTTACCGACCTCTGGTTATTCAGGTATGTTAGCGATACCAAAAACCAGCGTACAAACGGAGGAGCATCTCAGACAGATATTAACGTTTATAGATAAATTAAATGACGCCGAACCTCAAATCTTTGCCCAGAACGGCGTAGAAGGGCGACATTTTGAAATACAAGACGGTGAATTAGTGGAGCTGGATAATGGCAATAATCAGTTGGTCTATGAGAAGCAGGACCTCAATCAGTTCATTGCTTTTATCCCTGAAAACCGGTTTCATGAACCGGAGCAAACCCCTCTGCGAGTAAAGGAACAAGAAATCATGGAAGCCAACGAGGCAATCGTGGTCCCTAACCCTGCTGAAGCGTTAATTTCTGAAGTTTACAGTCAGAGAGGCCAACAACTCGATAACATCATTAATGATGCTAGGATCAAATTTATTGTCGGACAGATTGATGAGGCTGGTTTCCAAGACGCAGTTGACCTATGGTACAAAAGCGGTGGAGAGGCTTATGTGAATGAGATTAACGAGCAGTATCAGGCCATACAGAACTAGGACGACGTGACGTATTTAGGAGCTTTATACGGAGGGAGGGATTTTATTGCAAATGGCCAAACCAGAATATGCGTTAAAAAACCAAGCCAAACATCAAGTACAACCCCTAACTAAATATCAAAGGCTTAAGCGAGATAAATGGTTATATCTCATGCTAATCCCTGGTCTCGCGTACTTCTTGATATTTAAATATACACCGATGTGGGGCGTATTGATTGCATTTAAAGATTATTCTCCATTTCTGGGCTTTTGGGACAGTCCGTGGGTCGGAATGGATCACTTTCGAAATTTTTTTCAGAATCCTGACTTCTTTAGATTGTTACGCAATACGCTTTATCTAGCCGTACTAGACTTAGTTTTTTTCTTTCCGGCCCCGATTATATTAGCCCTTATGTTAAATGAATTGAGGTTCACATTTTATAAGCGGACGATCCAAACGTTAATCTATGTCCCCCATTTTATGTCTTGGGTTATCGTTGCGAGTATGACTTATCTCTTTTTCACCGCAGGGAGTGGTGCGATTAATATGCTCGTAGAGAACGTCACGGGTAAGCAAATCAATTTTTTATCCGCGCCTGAATGGTTCCGTCCTTTGATCATGCTACAGATTATATGGAAGGAAACAGGATGGGGGACCGTTATATTTTTAGCTGCACTAGCCGGTGTCAGTCAGGAGCAATATGAAGCCGCTATCGTGGACGGTGCAGGAAGGCTACGCAGACTGTGGCATGTTACGTTACCTGCTATTAGAAGTACGATTATTATTTTACTCATCCTGAGACTAGGTAACTTTCTTGATACCGGATTCCAGCAGATTTTCTTAATGACAAACTCACTGAATCGTGAAGTGGCAGACGTTTTCGATACGTATGTTTATTTTGTCGGGATCACCCAAGGCGCCTATAGCTACAGTACAGCCGTGGGATTATTTAAAGCAGTCGTTGGCATCATCCTCATACTAGGGGCGAATAAGCTAGCTAAGAAGATGGGACAGAATGGCATATTCTGATGTGAGGGATAGTGAACGGAGGTGATGAAACGTCATGTTAAATATGCACAATACGCCTGCTGGAAAGGTTTTTGATGTCTTCAACATCATGATTTTAGGATTCATAGGGCTCGTCACGGTTCTCCCTTTCCTGTACATTCTTGCAGGTTCTTTTGCCACCGAGGCAGAGTTAACGAGGCGCAGCTTCTTTATTATACCGGAAACTTTTTCACTAGAAGCTTATAAGTATATTTTCTCTACTGATACGTTCTTTCGGAGTATCCTTGTTTCTATCTATGTGACCGTTGTAGGGACACTGATCTGTTTGATTTTTAC is a window of Caldalkalibacillus salinus DNA encoding:
- a CDS encoding extracellular solute-binding protein, encoding MKSILKTRFGVFTLSVLFLVSTVMSACSPTEETNQSTTESDTDRLEINIMTTAYSPEPPSDDSPALKGIEDYTDTDITMHWVLDNAYEDKLNITMASGELPEIMMIPNKMPSFINAVRNGAFWELGPYLDDYPNLKESNEIVLNNMSIDGKVYGVYRARPLGRLGVTIRKDWLEHLDLDIPKTIDEFYHVLKAFKEQDPNGSGQDDTYGMVVSKYNGPWDIMQTWFGAPNKWGEDPNGQLIPDFTTDEYMEALRFFKKLYDEGLVNEDFAVMDPLEWGDPIVNGEAGVIVDVLDRGHRAQEDIQEINPDIEDPIDVFGAVEGPKGLRHLPTSGYSGMLAIPKTSVQTEEHLRQILTFIDKLNDAEPQIFAQNGVEGRHFEIQDGELVELDNGNNQLVYEKQDLNQFIAFIPENRFHEPEQTPLRVKEQEIMEANEAIVVPNPAEALISEVYSQRGQQLDNIINDARIKFIVGQIDEAGFQDAVDLWYKSGGEAYVNEINEQYQAIQN
- a CDS encoding ABC transporter permease translates to MAKPEYALKNQAKHQVQPLTKYQRLKRDKWLYLMLIPGLAYFLIFKYTPMWGVLIAFKDYSPFLGFWDSPWVGMDHFRNFFQNPDFFRLLRNTLYLAVLDLVFFFPAPIILALMLNELRFTFYKRTIQTLIYVPHFMSWVIVASMTYLFFTAGSGAINMLVENVTGKQINFLSAPEWFRPLIMLQIIWKETGWGTVIFLAALAGVSQEQYEAAIVDGAGRLRRLWHVTLPAIRSTIIILLILRLGNFLDTGFQQIFLMTNSLNREVADVFDTYVYFVGITQGAYSYSTAVGLFKAVVGIILILGANKLAKKMGQNGIF